Proteins encoded together in one Psychrobacter sanguinis window:
- the typA gene encoding translational GTPase TypA — translation MSNEIKNLRNIAIIAHVDHGKTTLVDTLLHQSGTFDGRANIAERAMDSGAIEQERGITILAKNTAIKWKHPDRDIEYRINIVDTPGHADFGGEVERVMSMVDCVLLVVDAIDGPMPQTRFVTQKAFEQGLKPIVVINKIDRPGSRPDWVMDQIFDLFDNLGASDEQLDFHVVYASALNGIAGLDPENLAPDMTPLFETIVDVVEPPQVDADAPFRMQISSLDYNNFVGVIGVGRIERGRISTNTPVTVIDKDGNTRNGRILKIMGYHGLDRIDVEDAQAGDIVCITGIDALNISDTICDPNNVEALPPLTVDEPTVSMTFQVNNSPFAGREGKFVTSRNIRERLERELIHNVALRVEDTESAEKFKVSGRGELHLSVLIENMRREGYELAVSRPEVIVKEVDGKLQEPYENVIFDVEEQHQGPIMEQIGLRKGEMTDMQLDGKGRMRIEATMPARGLIGFRSEFLTLTSGTGILTSSFSHYGPQKIGDVGGRTNGVLVSMANGVCLGYALFNLQKRGKLFAEPQLEVYEGMIVGLNSRSDDMVVNPTTAKQLTNVRASGTDEALTLVPAVKFTLEQALEFIEDDELVEVTPKSIRLRKKYLTESERKRHGRKKEK, via the coding sequence ATGTCTAACGAAATAAAAAATTTACGCAATATCGCTATTATTGCTCACGTCGACCATGGTAAAACCACCTTAGTTGATACACTATTACATCAATCTGGTACCTTCGACGGGCGTGCAAATATTGCAGAACGCGCAATGGATTCAGGCGCAATTGAACAAGAACGTGGTATTACGATTCTTGCGAAAAACACTGCCATTAAGTGGAAACATCCCGATAGAGATATTGAATATCGCATCAATATTGTAGATACCCCGGGTCACGCCGACTTCGGTGGTGAAGTAGAACGCGTAATGTCTATGGTTGACTGCGTACTATTGGTAGTAGATGCTATTGATGGCCCTATGCCACAAACTCGCTTCGTGACTCAAAAGGCATTCGAACAAGGTTTGAAGCCAATCGTTGTTATTAACAAAATTGACCGTCCAGGTTCGCGTCCTGATTGGGTAATGGATCAAATATTTGATCTATTCGACAATCTTGGTGCCAGTGATGAGCAACTAGATTTTCACGTAGTATATGCATCAGCCTTAAATGGTATTGCTGGCTTAGACCCAGAAAATCTTGCACCAGATATGACGCCATTATTCGAAACAATCGTCGATGTGGTAGAGCCGCCCCAAGTAGATGCAGATGCGCCTTTCCGTATGCAGATTTCAAGCCTTGATTACAATAACTTCGTAGGGGTTATTGGTGTTGGCCGTATTGAGCGTGGTCGTATTTCTACCAACACGCCAGTTACTGTAATCGATAAAGATGGTAATACGCGTAATGGACGTATTCTAAAAATCATGGGTTATCATGGTTTAGACCGTATCGATGTTGAAGACGCACAAGCAGGTGATATTGTATGTATCACAGGTATTGATGCCTTAAACATCTCAGATACTATTTGTGATCCTAATAATGTTGAAGCCTTACCGCCACTTACGGTAGATGAGCCAACAGTTTCTATGACCTTCCAGGTGAACAACTCACCATTCGCAGGTCGTGAAGGTAAATTTGTAACGTCACGTAATATTCGTGAGCGTCTAGAACGTGAACTTATTCATAACGTTGCTTTACGTGTGGAAGACACTGAATCAGCAGAGAAGTTTAAAGTATCAGGTCGTGGTGAGCTTCATTTATCAGTACTGATTGAAAACATGCGCCGTGAAGGGTATGAATTGGCTGTATCACGTCCTGAAGTTATCGTTAAAGAAGTTGATGGTAAGTTACAAGAGCCATATGAAAACGTTATCTTTGATGTGGAAGAACAGCATCAAGGTCCTATCATGGAACAAATAGGTCTGCGTAAAGGCGAAATGACAGATATGCAACTAGACGGCAAAGGCCGTATGCGTATTGAAGCAACTATGCCTGCCCGTGGTCTAATCGGCTTCCGTTCAGAGTTCCTTACTTTAACTTCAGGTACGGGTATCTTGACCTCTAGTTTCTCTCATTACGGTCCACAAAAGATCGGTGATGTAGGCGGACGTACCAACGGTGTTCTAGTATCAATGGCAAACGGTGTTTGTTTAGGTTATGCCTTATTTAACCTTCAGAAGCGTGGTAAGCTTTTCGCTGAACCACAACTTGAAGTATATGAAGGTATGATTGTTGGTCTTAACTCACGTAGTGATGACATGGTTGTTAACCCAACAACCGCTAAACAGTTAACGAACGTTCGTGCCAGTGGTACTGATGAAGCGTTGACTCTAGTACCTGCTGTTAAGTTTACGTTAGAGCAAGCACTTGAGTTTATCGAAGATGATGAATTAGTTGAAGTAACACCTAAGTCAATTCGTCTACGTAAAAAATATCTGACTGAAAGTGAGCGTAAGCGTCACGGCCGTAAAAAAGAGAAATAA
- the pdxJ gene encoding pyridoxine 5'-phosphate synthase, with protein sequence MNKMVPTAVKTPLLGVNIDHVATLRQARGVNYPDPVEAALLCEQAGADGITLHLREDRRHIQDDDVYRMKPLLKTRMNLEMATTEEMLNIALEVKPEWICLVPEKREELTTEGGLDVASQVENIKRYIASLHQVGSKVSLFIDPDAKQIDAAIACKADAIELHTGQYAEATLAKESTAIEHELNRIKSATKYALSQQETLIVNAGHGLTRDNVSAIARIPGIYELNIGHALIADSVFMGLEKAVATMKQAMQG encoded by the coding sequence ATGAATAAAATGGTTCCAACCGCTGTTAAGACACCATTATTGGGTGTCAATATTGACCACGTGGCCACACTTCGTCAGGCACGTGGGGTTAATTACCCTGATCCAGTGGAAGCTGCCTTACTTTGTGAGCAAGCAGGGGCAGATGGTATCACTCTTCATTTAAGAGAAGACAGACGTCACATCCAAGATGACGATGTCTATCGTATGAAGCCTTTATTAAAGACTCGTATGAACTTAGAAATGGCCACTACCGAAGAGATGTTAAATATCGCGCTAGAGGTCAAGCCTGAATGGATTTGCTTAGTGCCAGAAAAGCGTGAAGAACTGACCACAGAAGGGGGGCTAGACGTGGCCTCGCAGGTAGAAAATATTAAACGCTACATAGCGTCTCTACATCAAGTCGGCAGCAAAGTTTCTTTATTTATTGATCCAGATGCCAAACAGATAGATGCAGCCATAGCTTGTAAGGCAGATGCTATTGAGCTACATACCGGACAATATGCTGAGGCGACATTGGCCAAAGAAAGTACGGCGATTGAACATGAGCTAAATAGAATAAAATCAGCTACCAAATATGCCCTATCGCAACAAGAGACATTGATTGTTAATGCCGGCCATGGTTTAACACGTGATAATGTGTCTGCCATTGCTCGTATTCCAGGCATCTATGAGCTTAATATAGGTCATGCCTTAATTGCCGATAGTGTGTTTATGGGGCTTGAAAAGGCGGTTGCTACTATGAAGCAGGCAATGCAAGGTTAG
- the era gene encoding GTPase Era, with protein MSNAPQENKELDLQSTDTTDNLLDSFFNEESLPEDYRAGYVAIVGRPNVGKSTLMNHMLGQKLSITSRKPQTTRHRIHGILSNSEMQAVFVDTPGIHSNEVRLINERMNKAAFSALVDVDLVLFVVDGEQWREDDLLTLEKIGETDTPVVLVINKADTIKDKGSILPLIETYHENFEFADIVPVSALKNQNLERLEQVIRSHLPQGAPIYDTEQITDRSERFLASEIIREKIMRQSGDEVPYDLTVQIDEFKDEPAHIDPKTGRKRKAVTFIDATIFVERNGQKAIIIGDKGSRIKQIGMAAREDMEALFERKIMLNLWVKVKQGWSDDARALTSLGY; from the coding sequence ATGTCAAATGCACCACAAGAAAATAAAGAATTAGACCTTCAGTCAACAGACACGACTGATAACCTGTTAGATAGCTTCTTTAATGAAGAGTCATTGCCAGAAGACTATCGCGCGGGCTACGTTGCCATCGTGGGTCGTCCTAACGTGGGTAAATCAACTTTAATGAATCACATGTTGGGACAAAAGTTGTCAATCACCTCACGTAAACCACAAACTACCCGTCATCGCATTCATGGCATTCTGTCCAATTCAGAGATGCAAGCGGTATTTGTTGATACCCCAGGTATTCATAGCAACGAAGTTCGCCTTATTAATGAGCGCATGAACAAAGCGGCTTTTTCAGCGTTGGTTGATGTGGATTTAGTTTTATTTGTGGTTGATGGTGAGCAGTGGCGTGAAGATGATTTGTTGACGCTTGAGAAAATCGGCGAAACGGATACCCCTGTGGTATTGGTTATTAATAAAGCTGATACTATTAAAGACAAAGGCTCTATCTTACCGCTAATTGAAACCTATCATGAAAACTTTGAGTTTGCTGACATCGTACCGGTGTCTGCCTTAAAAAATCAGAACTTAGAACGATTAGAACAAGTGATTCGCTCACACCTGCCACAGGGTGCGCCTATTTATGATACAGAGCAAATTACTGATCGTAGTGAACGTTTCTTAGCCAGTGAAATTATTCGCGAAAAAATCATGCGCCAATCAGGTGACGAAGTACCTTATGATTTAACGGTACAGATTGATGAGTTCAAAGATGAGCCAGCGCATATTGATCCTAAGACTGGACGTAAGCGTAAAGCTGTGACCTTTATTGATGCCACTATTTTTGTTGAGCGTAATGGTCAAAAAGCGATTATCATTGGTGATAAAGGCAGCCGTATTAAACAGATTGGTATGGCCGCACGTGAAGATATGGAAGCTTTATTTGAACGTAAAATCATGCTTAACCTATGGGTTAAAGTGAAGCAGGGCTGGTCAGATGATGCCCGTGCCTTGACCAGTTTGGGATACTAA
- the recO gene encoding DNA repair protein RecO → MRNEPLNAYSLHQRPYQEKRSIYYLLTKEHGILHGIAKKGIPQFVPLMLFATGKKSLKTLQQVNIVEAVPSLMGQQQYAALYLNEITLKLLPVEDSMPVVYEQYSRTIRQLQQPLSLDQLKLVLRLYEQVLFSELGFAIDFEQDSEQAIIDEKQWYYFAPDRGWVKQSMTKAALDAQDAMIQDTTIQETGVFHGSDVETTDTVDTTQSEQDSESSLNQRNPSAFMQQFPISGETIIAMQSGISPQTINSWTDIHRQLIDHLFDYQPLQSRILWQQFYRYQ, encoded by the coding sequence TTGCGTAATGAGCCATTAAATGCGTATAGTTTGCATCAACGCCCCTATCAAGAAAAAAGAAGCATCTATTATTTGCTGACCAAAGAGCATGGTATCTTGCATGGTATTGCCAAAAAGGGCATTCCCCAATTTGTGCCTTTAATGCTCTTTGCGACTGGCAAAAAATCCTTAAAGACCTTGCAACAGGTCAACATTGTCGAAGCCGTTCCAAGCTTGATGGGCCAACAACAGTATGCGGCTCTATACCTTAATGAAATTACCTTAAAACTATTGCCCGTGGAAGACAGTATGCCTGTCGTTTACGAGCAATACAGTCGAACCATTCGCCAATTACAGCAGCCATTAAGCTTGGATCAGTTAAAACTTGTTTTACGACTTTATGAACAGGTTTTGTTTAGCGAGCTCGGCTTCGCCATTGACTTTGAACAAGATAGTGAGCAGGCAATAATTGATGAGAAACAGTGGTACTACTTTGCTCCTGATAGAGGATGGGTCAAGCAATCAATGACCAAAGCAGCGCTAGATGCTCAGGATGCTATGATTCAAGATACTACGATTCAGGAAACGGGTGTTTTCCATGGTAGTGATGTCGAAACTACAGATACCGTTGATACTACTCAAAGCGAACAAGACTCTGAATCTAGTCTTAATCAACGCAACCCTTCAGCCTTTATGCAACAGTTTCCTATCTCAGGCGAGACAATCATAGCCATGCAATCAGGCATTAGTCCTCAAACCATTAACAGTTGGACTGATATTCATCGCCAACTTATTGATCATTTATTTGACTATCAGCCTTTACAAAGCCGCATTTTGTGGCAACAGTTTTATCGTTATCAATAA
- a CDS encoding RelA/SpoT family protein gives MLREEDLVKVREGLPLIDGQTTTEDSASMAAQMIAQQQHGYYKPGASASFDLLNEDLKKQLSTSKLTTAMDRSIQADFLPLNDAELVRRIQLDTLTYSHNGLSSDDSTGLNPLKDTPLQDKSSFTDESSNNKTLADNTIIDLPAWLKAVSNRVNIPELPDLAKACEMVGTKSSLDEEGNRSSAYMTGIGMTDILTYLYQDEDALTAAMLYRAARTNLISHERIQEVFGDEVAKLVNDALAMGQLSEIIESNKRLEDHFVNNQREQLSNIYSMLISMTNDVRVVLIKLAERTFAMRELSYASEERRQRVAREVMTIYAPLAHRLGIAQIKWELEDLAFRYLAPDRYKEIAKLLAEKRSEREEYIERVQAQLEAALKEAGIKGEVSGRVKHIYSIYRKMKLKGLSFDQLYDIRALRVLVDTQSECYHTLGLVHGMWRHIPEQFDDYITNPKANGYRSLHTAVIAENKSLEIQIRTHQMHFEAELGMCAHVNYKEGGKNKPDAYLNQKINSLRQLLLAGSDSTNKNLTHNGLIDEFEVDEDEEQLVDFGELEHIYVFSRDGDITELPKGATVLDFAYYVHTQVGNRAQAARVNQRYVPLTYQLKTGEQVEIITKSSREPNRDWLVPSLGYIQTSRARSKLRQWFNKQDRDKNLEIGKQMLAKELARLSVHPNSISLKDYVKHFNVNSADDILVGLVTGEIGLHQLTGHISRELDLVIDKEEQDYTPSVHPKVTGKLDAYKINIDGLDNIEMRFANCCQPVYGEPIAGYITQSSGVSVHNRGCAEYNRLIEREPERQISASWVSQQTSYQPVEIIIEAYDRRGLLRDLTQVIDKEDINIRGVDTNSDDDNVAHLKFRLEVTGLSQLSKLLAKLEQQPGILHARRAV, from the coding sequence ATGTTAAGGGAGGAAGACTTGGTAAAAGTTCGCGAAGGGTTACCCCTTATTGATGGTCAGACAACAACTGAAGACAGCGCCTCCATGGCTGCGCAAATGATTGCTCAGCAGCAACACGGATACTATAAGCCTGGGGCGAGCGCTTCCTTTGATTTGCTTAATGAAGACTTAAAAAAGCAATTATCCACGTCCAAATTGACCACTGCCATGGACCGCTCGATTCAAGCGGACTTCCTGCCTCTTAACGATGCTGAGTTAGTCAGAAGGATTCAGCTTGATACCCTGACCTACTCGCATAATGGGCTTAGCAGTGACGATTCCACTGGCCTTAATCCCCTAAAAGACACGCCTCTACAAGACAAGTCTAGTTTTACCGATGAGTCTAGTAACAACAAGACCTTGGCAGACAATACTATTATTGATCTGCCCGCTTGGCTAAAAGCGGTCTCTAATCGAGTGAATATTCCAGAGTTGCCAGATTTGGCAAAAGCTTGCGAAATGGTGGGCACTAAGTCTAGTTTAGATGAGGAAGGTAATCGATCTAGCGCCTATATGACTGGTATTGGCATGACCGATATCCTTACCTATCTCTACCAAGATGAAGATGCCTTAACGGCCGCAATGCTGTACCGTGCTGCCCGTACCAATCTTATTTCTCATGAACGCATTCAAGAAGTTTTTGGCGATGAAGTGGCAAAGCTGGTTAATGATGCGTTGGCAATGGGACAATTGTCAGAAATCATTGAGAGTAATAAGCGCCTAGAAGATCATTTCGTTAATAATCAACGAGAACAGCTGTCGAATATCTACAGCATGCTTATCTCAATGACCAATGACGTGCGTGTGGTGCTTATTAAGCTAGCAGAGCGTACCTTTGCCATGAGAGAGTTGTCTTACGCCAGTGAAGAGCGTAGACAGCGTGTGGCACGCGAGGTTATGACCATTTATGCCCCTTTAGCTCATCGCTTAGGCATTGCTCAAATAAAGTGGGAGTTAGAAGACTTAGCGTTTCGTTATTTGGCCCCTGACCGCTATAAAGAAATAGCCAAACTATTGGCTGAAAAACGTAGCGAGCGCGAGGAATACATTGAACGAGTGCAAGCTCAACTTGAAGCAGCGTTAAAAGAGGCAGGCATTAAAGGTGAAGTCTCAGGACGGGTCAAACACATCTATTCAATTTACCGTAAGATGAAACTCAAAGGCTTATCTTTTGATCAGCTGTATGATATTCGGGCACTGCGGGTTTTGGTAGATACCCAATCTGAATGCTATCACACCTTAGGTCTGGTCCATGGTATGTGGCGCCATATTCCTGAGCAATTTGATGACTATATCACCAATCCAAAAGCCAATGGTTATCGCTCATTACATACGGCTGTTATTGCTGAGAATAAATCGCTAGAGATTCAAATTCGTACTCATCAGATGCACTTTGAGGCTGAGTTGGGTATGTGTGCTCACGTGAACTATAAAGAAGGCGGTAAAAACAAGCCTGATGCGTATCTCAATCAGAAGATTAACTCTTTACGTCAGTTACTATTAGCGGGCAGTGATAGCACCAACAAAAACCTTACTCATAACGGACTGATAGATGAGTTTGAGGTGGATGAAGATGAAGAGCAACTGGTAGATTTTGGGGAACTAGAACACATTTACGTGTTTAGCCGTGATGGTGATATTACCGAATTACCTAAAGGCGCTACTGTCTTAGATTTTGCTTACTATGTCCATACCCAAGTAGGTAACCGTGCTCAAGCGGCTCGAGTTAACCAACGCTATGTGCCTTTGACCTATCAATTAAAAACGGGTGAGCAAGTCGAGATTATCACCAAATCTTCTCGTGAACCCAATCGTGATTGGTTGGTGCCGTCTTTAGGCTACATTCAAACGTCACGTGCGCGTTCTAAGTTACGTCAATGGTTTAACAAGCAAGACCGCGATAAAAACTTAGAAATCGGTAAGCAAATGTTGGCCAAAGAGTTAGCGCGCTTATCGGTCCATCCCAATAGTATTAGCTTAAAAGACTACGTTAAACATTTTAACGTTAATTCTGCTGATGATATTTTGGTAGGATTGGTTACCGGTGAGATTGGGCTTCATCAGCTCACGGGTCATATTTCACGTGAGCTTGATTTAGTCATCGATAAGGAAGAGCAGGACTACACCCCAAGTGTCCATCCTAAAGTTACTGGTAAGCTTGATGCTTATAAGATTAATATTGATGGGCTCGATAATATTGAAATGCGTTTTGCCAACTGTTGTCAGCCTGTCTATGGTGAGCCTATCGCTGGATATATCACTCAAAGTAGTGGTGTCTCGGTACATAATCGTGGCTGCGCAGAATACAATCGATTAATTGAACGAGAGCCTGAGCGTCAAATTTCAGCCTCTTGGGTCTCGCAACAGACCAGTTATCAACCCGTAGAAATTATTATTGAGGCATACGATAGAAGAGGTTTATTGCGGGATCTTACTCAAGTAATTGATAAAGAAGACATCAATATTCGAGGCGTAGACACCAACAGCGATGACGACAATGTGGCCCATCTGAAATTCCGTCTTGAAGTAACGGGCTTATCGCAATTGTCAAAACTACTCGCCAAACTTGAACAACAGCCTGGTATCTTACATGCCAGACGAGCCGTATAA
- a CDS encoding prepilin-type N-terminal cleavage/methylation domain-containing protein, whose product MSIVKLRYAVPNEVQGTHNFRLYSVDKLHFSDRNIHNQGFTLLELLLTLIILATMTTIALPSFITTLRTWEAKEVRSHITDGFRTAKAHSFMQRQDTILCLADANYQCHKQAKEYLLIFSDIDGNHQFNSAINQMILQQPLHLDYGRVYLHAGKRNYIKFFGDSGLPRGHFGHIKYCPNNHSIHNMYQISLNQQGNHRFKPYGLKKTGCP is encoded by the coding sequence ATGTCTATTGTTAAGTTGCGATATGCTGTACCTAACGAAGTGCAGGGAACACATAACTTTAGGCTATACTCAGTGGATAAACTTCACTTCTCTGATAGAAATATCCATAATCAAGGCTTTACTTTATTAGAGTTGCTATTAACCTTGATTATCTTAGCCACCATGACTACAATAGCACTCCCCTCTTTTATCACTACCTTAAGAACTTGGGAGGCCAAAGAAGTACGCAGTCATATAACCGATGGCTTTCGAACTGCTAAAGCACACAGCTTCATGCAGCGTCAAGACACCATACTCTGTCTAGCAGATGCTAATTATCAATGCCATAAACAGGCAAAAGAATACTTATTAATTTTCAGTGATATCGATGGCAATCATCAGTTTAATAGTGCCATTAATCAAATGATCCTACAGCAACCTCTACATTTAGATTATGGTAGAGTGTATTTGCATGCAGGAAAGCGTAACTATATCAAGTTCTTTGGTGATAGTGGATTACCTCGTGGACATTTCGGTCACATAAAATATTGTCCTAATAATCATTCAATCCATAATATGTATCAAATCTCATTAAACCAACAAGGTAACCACCGCTTTAAGCCCTATGGACTTAAAAAGACGGGTTGCCCTTAA
- the mutM gene encoding bifunctional DNA-formamidopyrimidine glycosylase/DNA-(apurinic or apyrimidinic site) lyase yields the protein MPELPEVETTRTSLKPLLNKKVETVEVFQPKLRWPVPQDIDSLTGYVLQDIERRAKYLILKFRRDNKDSLNNKQSNIINIASARDTKALIIHLGMSGSLQQFPVGTEKRKHDHVIMQYASADATQTPIQLHYHDPRRFGAILWLDDYEQKLLGHLGIEPLDEAFSGDYLYDKIHRLSENKVRKPQSKTELKPITRSIKAVIMDQVFVVGVGNIYATESLFLSGIHPSTPADKLTKSQLSVLAEHIRVILKRAITQGGSTLRDFTVASGTTGYFQQTLLVYGKHKQPCPTCGTTIDKVTITGRASTFCPNCQPEANS from the coding sequence ATGCCCGAGTTACCTGAAGTTGAAACCACCAGAACCAGTTTAAAACCTTTACTTAATAAAAAAGTAGAGACAGTCGAGGTTTTCCAGCCCAAATTACGTTGGCCTGTACCACAAGATATAGACAGCTTAACAGGCTATGTACTTCAGGATATTGAACGTCGGGCAAAATATTTGATTTTAAAATTCAGACGGGATAACAAAGATTCTCTGAATAATAAACAGTCTAATATTATAAATATTGCCTCAGCTAGAGATACTAAGGCCTTAATTATTCATTTAGGCATGTCCGGTAGTCTACAACAATTTCCGGTAGGCACTGAAAAACGTAAGCATGATCATGTAATCATGCAGTATGCCAGCGCTGATGCCACCCAAACTCCTATCCAGTTGCATTACCATGATCCTCGTCGTTTTGGGGCTATTTTATGGTTGGACGATTATGAACAAAAGTTGCTTGGTCATTTAGGTATAGAACCTTTAGATGAAGCATTTTCAGGGGATTATTTATACGACAAGATTCATAGACTCTCAGAAAATAAAGTCCGTAAACCGCAAAGTAAAACTGAATTAAAGCCCATTACCCGTTCAATTAAAGCAGTAATAATGGATCAGGTCTTTGTGGTAGGTGTGGGCAATATTTATGCCACTGAAAGCCTCTTTTTATCTGGTATTCACCCTAGCACTCCCGCCGATAAACTTACAAAATCCCAGCTCTCTGTACTAGCAGAGCATATTCGCGTTATATTAAAACGTGCCATTACCCAAGGCGGCTCAACTCTAAGAGACTTTACTGTGGCCAGTGGGACTACAGGGTATTTTCAACAAACACTACTGGTTTATGGCAAACACAAACAGCCCTGCCCTACTTGTGGCACGACGATTGATAAAGTTACTATTACTGGCCGTGCTAGTACTTTTTGTCCAAACTGCCAACCTGAAGCTAACTCGTAA
- a CDS encoding OmpA family protein gives MKLNKITLALIAAAAAPVMATAGVTVSPVLLGYHFTETNDDDYEKEDLRFSTEDDLYTGAALGIELTPSTQFQVEYGVTDSDALYKGDKIGDAEREMISGNFLVGFDEFSGYRDTAFRPYALIGAGQQKIEVKDSAGKQVRQTTDTIGNLGLGAMYRINDALSLRGEARAIHNFDYDLWDYMGLAGLEVVLGGHLAPAVVAPATMVEPTPVVVVEADQDSDGDGVIDRLDQCPNTPANVVVDETGCPVQVQIDDELKMELRVFFDNDKSVIKEQYKPEIAKVAEKMREYPNSSASIEGHASKTGPSARYNQRLSEARAIAVKTMLTNEFGVAPNRLSTVGYGYDRPIAPNDTEEGRAMNRRVYAVITGNKSMTVDQTKDMNVQ, from the coding sequence ATGAAACTTAACAAAATTACTTTGGCATTGATTGCCGCTGCTGCAGCGCCAGTAATGGCAACTGCTGGCGTAACTGTGAGCCCAGTATTACTTGGTTATCACTTCACTGAAACTAATGATGATGACTACGAAAAAGAAGATCTTCGTTTTTCTACTGAAGACGATCTATACACTGGTGCTGCACTAGGTATTGAATTGACTCCTTCAACTCAGTTCCAAGTTGAATATGGTGTAACTGATTCAGACGCTCTATATAAAGGCGACAAAATTGGTGATGCTGAGCGTGAAATGATCAGTGGTAACTTCCTAGTAGGCTTTGATGAGTTCTCAGGCTACCGTGACACTGCTTTCCGTCCATACGCTTTAATCGGTGCCGGTCAACAGAAAATCGAAGTTAAAGATTCAGCTGGTAAACAAGTTCGTCAAACTACTGATACCATTGGTAACCTAGGTCTAGGTGCTATGTACCGTATCAACGATGCACTAAGCCTACGTGGTGAAGCTCGTGCGATCCATAACTTTGACTATGATCTATGGGATTACATGGGTCTAGCTGGTCTAGAAGTAGTTCTAGGCGGTCACTTAGCTCCTGCAGTAGTTGCTCCAGCAACTATGGTTGAACCAACTCCAGTAGTTGTGGTTGAAGCTGACCAAGACAGCGATGGCGATGGCGTAATCGATAGATTAGACCAGTGCCCTAACACTCCTGCTAACGTAGTAGTAGATGAAACTGGTTGTCCAGTACAAGTTCAGATCGATGACGAACTGAAAATGGAACTACGTGTATTCTTCGATAACGATAAATCAGTTATCAAAGAGCAGTACAAGCCTGAAATCGCTAAAGTAGCAGAAAAAATGCGTGAGTATCCAAACTCATCAGCTAGCATCGAAGGTCACGCTTCTAAGACTGGTCCATCAGCTCGTTACAACCAACGTCTATCTGAAGCCCGTGCAATCGCTGTTAAAACTATGCTAACTAACGAATTTGGCGTTGCGCCAAACCGTCTAAGCACAGTTGGTTACGGTTATGACCGTCCAATCGCGCCAAACGATACTGAAGAAGGTCGCGCAATGAACCGTCGTGTATACGCTGTTATCACTGGTAACAAGAGCATGACTGTTGACCAAACTAAAGATATGAACGTTCAATAA
- the mscL gene encoding large conductance mechanosensitive channel protein MscL, whose translation MSMMSEFKEFALKGNVMDLAVGVIIGGAFSGITNSLVEDVIMPIVAFIAGGEINFKNMFILLGDAPEGVAMTYDALKAAGVPLLAYGSFITVLINFLILAFIIFMMVKGMNKMRRNNKVEEVVEETPSEEILLLREISQKLSK comes from the coding sequence ATGAGTATGATGTCAGAGTTTAAAGAGTTTGCCCTAAAGGGTAATGTTATGGATTTAGCAGTGGGTGTGATCATTGGTGGCGCATTCTCAGGTATCACAAACTCTTTGGTTGAAGATGTGATCATGCCAATCGTTGCTTTCATCGCTGGCGGTGAGATTAACTTTAAGAACATGTTTATTTTATTAGGCGATGCCCCAGAAGGCGTTGCCATGACTTATGATGCATTGAAAGCAGCTGGTGTTCCCTTATTGGCTTATGGTAGCTTCATCACCGTACTTATTAACTTCTTAATCTTAGCCTTCATTATCTTTATGATGGTGAAAGGTATGAACAAAATGCGCCGTAATAACAAAGTGGAAGAGGTGGTTGAAGAGACCCCGTCAGAAGAAATTTTATTGCTTCGTGAAATTAGCCAAAAGCTAAGCAAGTAA